A stretch of the Vigna radiata var. radiata cultivar VC1973A chromosome 7, Vradiata_ver6, whole genome shotgun sequence genome encodes the following:
- the LOC106767403 gene encoding probable WRKY transcription factor 4 isoform X2 has product MVGGGNGEGAPPSTAAESVFNGGEAVGYSPGPMTLLSNLLGNGDEYKSFSEFLAGAMMDPTPPRFFPDSPSQQQMLAHITSHSNVKIQAEDPYSLTQVSTTISTTAQHLIPQPNDDGYNWRKYGQKHVKGSDFSRSYYKCTHPNCPVKKKLERSLEGHVTAIIYKGEHNHQRKGTLTSTEKNSDKLKEEMSSHSESGTSDSEEVGDNETEMDEKNDEPDPKRRNTEARLQDPASLHRAVAEPRIIVQTTSEVDLLDDGYRWRKYGQKVVKGNPYPRSYYKCTTSGCNVRKHVERASTDPKAVITTYEGKHNHDVPAAKTNSHTLANNSSTQPKIQNAMPDEKMHSFRGNEQRPVASLRLKEEKIT; this is encoded by the exons ATGGTTGGCGGTGGAAATGGAGAGGGAGCTCCACCCTCGACGGCGGCAGAGAGCGTTTTCAACGGCGGGGAAGCTGTGGGGTATAGCCCCGGTCCCATGACTCTGCTTTCTAACTTGTTGGGCAACGGCGATGAATATAAGTCGTTCTCGGAGTTCCTCGCGGGCGCTATGATGGACCCCACCCCTCCTCGGTTTTTTCCCGATTCACCTTCTCAA CAGCAAATGCTAGCACACATCACATCCCACTCCAATGTGAAAATTCAAGCTGAAGATCCATACTCATTGACACAGGTTTCTACAACTATTTCCACCACTGCACAGCACCTGATACCACAACCCAATGATGATGGCTACAACTGGAGGAAGTATGGGCAGAAACATGTAAAGGGTAGTGACTTCTCTCGAAGTTATTACAAATGCACACATCCAAATTGTCCTGTTAAGAAAAAGCTTGAGCGATCTCTTGAGGGTCATGTAACTGCAATTATCTACAAAGGAGAGCACAACCATCAACGTAAAGGCACTCTAACATCAACTGAGAAGAATTCAGATAagttgaaagaagagatgagtTCTCACTCAGAATCTGGAACCAGTGACAGTGAGGAAGTAGGTGACAATGAAACTGAAATGgatgagaaaaatgatgaaCCTGATCCAAAGAGGAG AAACACCGAAGCCAGACTCCAGGATCCAGCCTCTTTGCATAGAGCTGTGGCAGAGCCTAGAATCATTGTGCAAACAACAAGTGAAGTGGATCTCTTGGATGATGGATATAGGTGGCGCAAATATGGGCAGAAAGTTGTCAAGGGCAATCCCTATCCAAG gaGCTATTACAAGTGTACAACCTCAGGTTGCAATGTTCGGAAGCATGTTGAGAGGGCTTCAACGGATCCTAAAGCTGTAATAACAACATATGAAGGAAAACATAATCATGATGTACCAGCAGCTAAGACTAACAGTCACACACTTGCCAATAATAGTTCAACACAGCCGAAAATACAAAATGCCATGCCTGATGAGAAGATGCATAGTTTCAGGGGCAATGAGCAGCGACCTGTGGCAAGTCTAAGACTAAAGGAAGAGAAGATAACATAG
- the LOC106767403 gene encoding probable WRKY transcription factor 3 isoform X1 → MVGGGNGEGAPPSTAAESVFNGGEAVGYSPGPMTLLSNLLGNGDEYKSFSEFLAGAMMDPTPPRFFPDSPSQGHFGMTQQQMLAHITSHSNVKIQAEDPYSLTQVSTTISTTAQHLIPQPNDDGYNWRKYGQKHVKGSDFSRSYYKCTHPNCPVKKKLERSLEGHVTAIIYKGEHNHQRKGTLTSTEKNSDKLKEEMSSHSESGTSDSEEVGDNETEMDEKNDEPDPKRRNTEARLQDPASLHRAVAEPRIIVQTTSEVDLLDDGYRWRKYGQKVVKGNPYPRSYYKCTTSGCNVRKHVERASTDPKAVITTYEGKHNHDVPAAKTNSHTLANNSSTQPKIQNAMPDEKMHSFRGNEQRPVASLRLKEEKIT, encoded by the exons ATGGTTGGCGGTGGAAATGGAGAGGGAGCTCCACCCTCGACGGCGGCAGAGAGCGTTTTCAACGGCGGGGAAGCTGTGGGGTATAGCCCCGGTCCCATGACTCTGCTTTCTAACTTGTTGGGCAACGGCGATGAATATAAGTCGTTCTCGGAGTTCCTCGCGGGCGCTATGATGGACCCCACCCCTCCTCGGTTTTTTCCCGATTCACCTTCTCAA GGACACTTTGGAATGACACAGCAGCAAATGCTAGCACACATCACATCCCACTCCAATGTGAAAATTCAAGCTGAAGATCCATACTCATTGACACAGGTTTCTACAACTATTTCCACCACTGCACAGCACCTGATACCACAACCCAATGATGATGGCTACAACTGGAGGAAGTATGGGCAGAAACATGTAAAGGGTAGTGACTTCTCTCGAAGTTATTACAAATGCACACATCCAAATTGTCCTGTTAAGAAAAAGCTTGAGCGATCTCTTGAGGGTCATGTAACTGCAATTATCTACAAAGGAGAGCACAACCATCAACGTAAAGGCACTCTAACATCAACTGAGAAGAATTCAGATAagttgaaagaagagatgagtTCTCACTCAGAATCTGGAACCAGTGACAGTGAGGAAGTAGGTGACAATGAAACTGAAATGgatgagaaaaatgatgaaCCTGATCCAAAGAGGAG AAACACCGAAGCCAGACTCCAGGATCCAGCCTCTTTGCATAGAGCTGTGGCAGAGCCTAGAATCATTGTGCAAACAACAAGTGAAGTGGATCTCTTGGATGATGGATATAGGTGGCGCAAATATGGGCAGAAAGTTGTCAAGGGCAATCCCTATCCAAG gaGCTATTACAAGTGTACAACCTCAGGTTGCAATGTTCGGAAGCATGTTGAGAGGGCTTCAACGGATCCTAAAGCTGTAATAACAACATATGAAGGAAAACATAATCATGATGTACCAGCAGCTAAGACTAACAGTCACACACTTGCCAATAATAGTTCAACACAGCCGAAAATACAAAATGCCATGCCTGATGAGAAGATGCATAGTTTCAGGGGCAATGAGCAGCGACCTGTGGCAAGTCTAAGACTAAAGGAAGAGAAGATAACATAG
- the LOC106767403 gene encoding probable WRKY transcription factor 3 isoform X3, producing MVGGGNGEGAPPSTAAESVFNGGEAVGYSPGPMTLLSNLLGNGDEYKSFSEFLAGAMMDPTPPRFFPDSPSQVSTTISTTAQHLIPQPNDDGYNWRKYGQKHVKGSDFSRSYYKCTHPNCPVKKKLERSLEGHVTAIIYKGEHNHQRKGTLTSTEKNSDKLKEEMSSHSESGTSDSEEVGDNETEMDEKNDEPDPKRRNTEARLQDPASLHRAVAEPRIIVQTTSEVDLLDDGYRWRKYGQKVVKGNPYPRSYYKCTTSGCNVRKHVERASTDPKAVITTYEGKHNHDVPAAKTNSHTLANNSSTQPKIQNAMPDEKMHSFRGNEQRPVASLRLKEEKIT from the exons ATGGTTGGCGGTGGAAATGGAGAGGGAGCTCCACCCTCGACGGCGGCAGAGAGCGTTTTCAACGGCGGGGAAGCTGTGGGGTATAGCCCCGGTCCCATGACTCTGCTTTCTAACTTGTTGGGCAACGGCGATGAATATAAGTCGTTCTCGGAGTTCCTCGCGGGCGCTATGATGGACCCCACCCCTCCTCGGTTTTTTCCCGATTCACCTTCTCAA GTTTCTACAACTATTTCCACCACTGCACAGCACCTGATACCACAACCCAATGATGATGGCTACAACTGGAGGAAGTATGGGCAGAAACATGTAAAGGGTAGTGACTTCTCTCGAAGTTATTACAAATGCACACATCCAAATTGTCCTGTTAAGAAAAAGCTTGAGCGATCTCTTGAGGGTCATGTAACTGCAATTATCTACAAAGGAGAGCACAACCATCAACGTAAAGGCACTCTAACATCAACTGAGAAGAATTCAGATAagttgaaagaagagatgagtTCTCACTCAGAATCTGGAACCAGTGACAGTGAGGAAGTAGGTGACAATGAAACTGAAATGgatgagaaaaatgatgaaCCTGATCCAAAGAGGAG AAACACCGAAGCCAGACTCCAGGATCCAGCCTCTTTGCATAGAGCTGTGGCAGAGCCTAGAATCATTGTGCAAACAACAAGTGAAGTGGATCTCTTGGATGATGGATATAGGTGGCGCAAATATGGGCAGAAAGTTGTCAAGGGCAATCCCTATCCAAG gaGCTATTACAAGTGTACAACCTCAGGTTGCAATGTTCGGAAGCATGTTGAGAGGGCTTCAACGGATCCTAAAGCTGTAATAACAACATATGAAGGAAAACATAATCATGATGTACCAGCAGCTAAGACTAACAGTCACACACTTGCCAATAATAGTTCAACACAGCCGAAAATACAAAATGCCATGCCTGATGAGAAGATGCATAGTTTCAGGGGCAATGAGCAGCGACCTGTGGCAAGTCTAAGACTAAAGGAAGAGAAGATAACATAG
- the LOC106767403 gene encoding probable WRKY transcription factor 4 isoform X4: MVGGGNGEGAPPSTAAESVFNGGEAVGYSPGPMTLLSNLLGNGDEYKSFSEFLAGAMMDPTPPRFFPDSPSQGHFGMTQQQMLAHITSHSNVKIQAEDPYSLTQVSTTISTTAQHLIPQPNDDGYNWRKYGQKHVKGSDFSRSYYKCTHPNCPVKKKLERSLEGHVTAIIYKGEHNHQRKGTLTSTEKNSDKLKEEMSSHSESGTSDSEEVGDNETEMDEKNDEPDPKRRNTEARLQDPASLHRAVAEPRIIVQTTSEVDLLDDGYRWRKYGQKVVKGNPYPRLQCSEAC, encoded by the exons ATGGTTGGCGGTGGAAATGGAGAGGGAGCTCCACCCTCGACGGCGGCAGAGAGCGTTTTCAACGGCGGGGAAGCTGTGGGGTATAGCCCCGGTCCCATGACTCTGCTTTCTAACTTGTTGGGCAACGGCGATGAATATAAGTCGTTCTCGGAGTTCCTCGCGGGCGCTATGATGGACCCCACCCCTCCTCGGTTTTTTCCCGATTCACCTTCTCAA GGACACTTTGGAATGACACAGCAGCAAATGCTAGCACACATCACATCCCACTCCAATGTGAAAATTCAAGCTGAAGATCCATACTCATTGACACAGGTTTCTACAACTATTTCCACCACTGCACAGCACCTGATACCACAACCCAATGATGATGGCTACAACTGGAGGAAGTATGGGCAGAAACATGTAAAGGGTAGTGACTTCTCTCGAAGTTATTACAAATGCACACATCCAAATTGTCCTGTTAAGAAAAAGCTTGAGCGATCTCTTGAGGGTCATGTAACTGCAATTATCTACAAAGGAGAGCACAACCATCAACGTAAAGGCACTCTAACATCAACTGAGAAGAATTCAGATAagttgaaagaagagatgagtTCTCACTCAGAATCTGGAACCAGTGACAGTGAGGAAGTAGGTGACAATGAAACTGAAATGgatgagaaaaatgatgaaCCTGATCCAAAGAGGAG AAACACCGAAGCCAGACTCCAGGATCCAGCCTCTTTGCATAGAGCTGTGGCAGAGCCTAGAATCATTGTGCAAACAACAAGTGAAGTGGATCTCTTGGATGATGGATATAGGTGGCGCAAATATGGGCAGAAAGTTGTCAAGGGCAATCCCTATCCAAG GTTGCAATGTTCGGAAGCATGTTGA
- the LOC106766112 gene encoding uncharacterized protein LOC106766112 isoform X2 translates to MIGGFVQKVIGGCASNPNRKRNSIHKREKKHFRKRKGSVSTSPAALPVRRSSNAGSRVGDFPFSDSMDSENAAPTTYRKSDVSNKKFYHSHSKKHLNGKSSEDAWFDSVSSIESDSDDDFISVLGDCFPFVSNALGSAPNTQSLQHENESYVVDSECRYDGLNESCIKGASERLYRPRTGLQILHTTEEKPCPGSWSVVSPSVFSLRGENFFRDKQKCPAPDFSPYEPIGVDLFACPRKINHIAKHLELPPLKEHDNVPSLLIVNIQLPTYPARVFLGDADGEGLSLVLYFKLSENFQTDTSPHFQDSIKRLIDGEMEKVKGFAKENMVPFSERLKILAEVVNPEDLELNSAEKKLIHAYNGKPVLSRPQHSFFKGPNYFEIDLDIHRFSYISRKALDSLRDRTKNVVLNLGLTIQAQKQEELPEQASGF, encoded by the exons ATGATTGGAGGATTTGTACAAAAAGTCATTGGAGGCTGTGCCTCCAATCCAAACAGGAAGAGGAACAGTATccataaaagagaaaaaaaacattttagaaaACGCAAGGGAAGTGTTTCCACTTCACCCGCTGCCTTGCCTGTCAGAAGATCTAGCAATGCTGGAAGCCGTGTGGGAGACTTTCCTTTTTCTGACTCTATGGACTCTGAGAACGCTGCTCCAACCACTTACCGGAAATCTGATGTTTCTAACAAAAAATTTTATCACAGTCATAGCAAAAAACATCTGAATG GAAAAAGTAGTGAGGATGCCTGGTTTGATTCAGTTAGCAGTATAGAGTCTGATTCGGATGATGATTTCATTAGTGTTCTTGGAG ATTGTTTTCCCTTTGTCAGTAATGCTTTGGGAAGTGCCCCGAACACTCAGTCACTCCAGCATGAAAATGAATCATACGTTGTAGATTCAGAATGTAGATATGATGGGTTGAATGAAAGCTGCATTAAAG GTGCATCCGAGAGATTGTATCGTCCAAGAACTGGGCTTCAGATTCTACATACAACTGAAGAGAAACCATGCCCTGGTTCCTGGTCCGTAGTTTCACCTTCAGTTTTCAGCCTCCGTGGAGAGAATTTTTTCAG AGATAAGCAGAAGTGTCCTGCTCCAGATTTTAGCCCTTATGAACCAATAGGTGTTGATTTATTTGCCTGTCCCCGCAAGATAAATCACATTGCTAAGCATCTTGAACTTCCGCCTCTAAAAGAACATGACAACGTACCTTCCCTTCTAATTGTTAACATACAG tTACCAACGTATCCTGCTAGAGTGTTCCTTGGTGATGCTGATGGCGAAGGCTTGAGccttgtattatattttaaattgtctgAGAATTTTCAAACAGATACTTCTCCACACTTTCAGGATAGCATCAAG AGACTAATAGATGGTGAGATGGAAAAGGTGAAAGGGTTTGCAAAGGAAAACATGGTTCCCTTTAGTGAAAGGCTAAAAATTTTGGCTGAGGTAGTTAATCCAGAGGACCTTGAGCTAAATTCTGCAGAGAAAAAGCTTATACATGCCTACAATGGAAAGCCAGTACTTTCACGCCCTCAACACAGTTTCTTTAAG GGACCTAACTACTTTGAGATTGACTTGGATATACATCGCTTTAGCTATATATCAAGGAAAGCACTTGATTCACTTCGAGACCGTACAAAAAATGTTGTACTTAATTTAGGCTTAACTATCCAG GCTCAGAAGCAGGAGGAACTGCCAGAGCAA GCATCAGGTTTTTAA
- the LOC106766112 gene encoding uncharacterized protein LOC106766112 isoform X1 — MIGGFVQKVIGGCASNPNRKRNSIHKREKKHFRKRKGSVSTSPAALPVRRSSNAGSRVGDFPFSDSMDSENAAPTTYRKSDVSNKKFYHSHSKKHLNGKSSEDAWFDSVSSIESDSDDDFISVLGDCFPFVSNALGSAPNTQSLQHENESYVVDSECRYDGLNESCIKGASERLYRPRTGLQILHTTEEKPCPGSWSVVSPSVFSLRGENFFRDKQKCPAPDFSPYEPIGVDLFACPRKINHIAKHLELPPLKEHDNVPSLLIVNIQLPTYPARVFLGDADGEGLSLVLYFKLSENFQTDTSPHFQDSIKRLIDGEMEKVKGFAKENMVPFSERLKILAEVVNPEDLELNSAEKKLIHAYNGKPVLSRPQHSFFKGPNYFEIDLDIHRFSYISRKALDSLRDRTKNVVLNLGLTIQAQKQEELPEQVLCCLRLNKIDFVNHGQIPTIVANDDN, encoded by the exons ATGATTGGAGGATTTGTACAAAAAGTCATTGGAGGCTGTGCCTCCAATCCAAACAGGAAGAGGAACAGTATccataaaagagaaaaaaaacattttagaaaACGCAAGGGAAGTGTTTCCACTTCACCCGCTGCCTTGCCTGTCAGAAGATCTAGCAATGCTGGAAGCCGTGTGGGAGACTTTCCTTTTTCTGACTCTATGGACTCTGAGAACGCTGCTCCAACCACTTACCGGAAATCTGATGTTTCTAACAAAAAATTTTATCACAGTCATAGCAAAAAACATCTGAATG GAAAAAGTAGTGAGGATGCCTGGTTTGATTCAGTTAGCAGTATAGAGTCTGATTCGGATGATGATTTCATTAGTGTTCTTGGAG ATTGTTTTCCCTTTGTCAGTAATGCTTTGGGAAGTGCCCCGAACACTCAGTCACTCCAGCATGAAAATGAATCATACGTTGTAGATTCAGAATGTAGATATGATGGGTTGAATGAAAGCTGCATTAAAG GTGCATCCGAGAGATTGTATCGTCCAAGAACTGGGCTTCAGATTCTACATACAACTGAAGAGAAACCATGCCCTGGTTCCTGGTCCGTAGTTTCACCTTCAGTTTTCAGCCTCCGTGGAGAGAATTTTTTCAG AGATAAGCAGAAGTGTCCTGCTCCAGATTTTAGCCCTTATGAACCAATAGGTGTTGATTTATTTGCCTGTCCCCGCAAGATAAATCACATTGCTAAGCATCTTGAACTTCCGCCTCTAAAAGAACATGACAACGTACCTTCCCTTCTAATTGTTAACATACAG tTACCAACGTATCCTGCTAGAGTGTTCCTTGGTGATGCTGATGGCGAAGGCTTGAGccttgtattatattttaaattgtctgAGAATTTTCAAACAGATACTTCTCCACACTTTCAGGATAGCATCAAG AGACTAATAGATGGTGAGATGGAAAAGGTGAAAGGGTTTGCAAAGGAAAACATGGTTCCCTTTAGTGAAAGGCTAAAAATTTTGGCTGAGGTAGTTAATCCAGAGGACCTTGAGCTAAATTCTGCAGAGAAAAAGCTTATACATGCCTACAATGGAAAGCCAGTACTTTCACGCCCTCAACACAGTTTCTTTAAG GGACCTAACTACTTTGAGATTGACTTGGATATACATCGCTTTAGCTATATATCAAGGAAAGCACTTGATTCACTTCGAGACCGTACAAAAAATGTTGTACTTAATTTAGGCTTAACTATCCAG GCTCAGAAGCAGGAGGAACTGCCAGAGCAAGTCTTATGCTGCTTACGgcttaataaaattgattttgttaacCATGGTCAAATTCCTACCATTGTAGCTAATGATGATAATTAA
- the LOC106766113 gene encoding L-ascorbate oxidase homolog, translating to MGGITRISVMLVCLLAGVVFPTRAEDPYLYFTWNITYGTLAPAGVPQQVILINGEFPGPNINSTSNNNVVINVFNNLDEPFLFHWAGIQQRKNSWMDGVAGTNCPIQPATNYTYKFQVKDQIGSFFYYPSLGMQRAAGGFGGLRINSRLLIPVPYADPEDDYTLLAGDWYTKSHSTLAKLLDSGRALGRPQALLINGQNAKGDGTDNPLFTMLPGKTYKYRLCNVGLKNSVNFRFQNHQMKLVEMEGSHTVQNVYDSLDVHLGQCFGVLVTADQEPKDYYVVVSSRFTKTTLTGKGIIRYVNGKGPASPEIPEAPVGWAWSLNQFRSFRWNLTASAARPNPQGSYHYGQINITRTLKFVNTVSRDNGKLRYAINGVSHVDSETPLKLAEYFGIGEKVFKYDTIPDEPPANLGTAVTLAPNVLKFTYRTFIEIILENPEKSVQSYNLNGYSFFAVAIEPGTWTPEKRKNYNLLDAVSRHTIQVFPKSWAAIMLTFDNVGMWNLRSEIAENRYLGQQLYISVPTPEGSLRDEYNIPENALLCGAVVGLPKPAPYW from the exons ATGGGTGGAATTACAAGGATTTCAGTAATGTTGGTTTGCCTCTTGGCAGGAGTTGTCTTCCCCACAAGGGCTGAAGACCCTTATCTCTACTTCACTTGGAACATAACCTACGGAACCCTAGCTCCGGCAGGGGTTCCCCAACAGGTTATTCTCATCAACGGCGAATTCCCAGGCCCCAACATCAATTCCACAAGCAACAACAACGTCGTCATCAATGTTTTCAACAACCTTGACGAGCCATTCCTTTTCCATTGGGCTGGGATCCAGCAAAGGAAGAACTCCTGGATGGACGGCGTAGCTGGCACCAACTGCCCCATTCAACCAGCCACCAATTACACCTATAAATTCCAAGTCAAGGATCAGATCGGAAGCTTTTTCTATTACCCCAGTCTCGGCATGCAACGCGCAGCCGGCGGCTTCGGTGGCCTCCGCATCAACAGCCGCTTGCTCATCCCAGTGCCCTACGCGGACCCCGAGGATGACTACACCCTGCTGGCTGGTGATTGGTACACCAAGAGTCACTCCACCCTCGCCAAGCTCCTCGACAGTGGCCGCGCCCTAGGCCGCCCCCAGGCCCTTCTCATCAACGGCCAGAACGCCAAGGGTGACGGCACTGATAACCCCCTCTTCACAATGCTTCCCGGCAAGACCTACAAGTACCGTCTTTGCAACGTGGGTCTCAAAAACTCCGTCAACTTCCGCTTCCAAAACCACCAGATGAAACTCGTTGAGATGGAAGGCTCCCACACCGTTCAGAACGTTTACGATTCCCTCGATGTTCATCTCGGCCAGTGCTTTGGCGTCCTTGTCACCGCTGACCAAGAGCCCAAAGACTACTACGTCGTTGTCTCTTCCCGCTTCACCAAAACCACCCTCACCGGAAAGGGAATCATCCGCTATGTCAACGGCAAGGGCCCAGCTTCTCCTGAAATCCCCGAGGCTCCCGTCGGCTGGGCATGGTCTCTCAATCAGTTCCGCTCCTTCCGCTGGAACTTGACCGCCAGCGCCGCCAGGCCAAACCCCCAGGGTTCCTACCACTACGGCCAGATCAACATAACTCGCACCCTAAAGTTCGTTAACACCGTCAGCAGGGATAACGGCAAGCTTCGCTACGCCATCAATGGTGTTTCACACGTCGATAGCGAAACCCCACTGAAGCTCGCTGAGTACTTCGGTATCGGCGAGAAGGTCTTCAAGTACGACACCATTCCCGATGAGCCACCAGCAAACCTTGGAACCGCCGTGACCTTGGCTCCCAACGTTTTGAAGTTCACATACCGCACCTTCATCGAGATCATCTTAGAGAACCCCGAGAAGAGCGTCCAGTCCTACAACTTGAACGGTTACTCCTTCTTCGCAGTGGC GATTGAGCCCGGCACTTGGACTCCCGAGAAGAGGAAGAACTACAATCTTCTGGATGCTGTGAGCAGACACACGATTCAGGTGTTCCCCAAGTCATGGGCTGCCATCATGTTGACATTCGACAACGTAGGAATGTGGAACTTGAGGTCGGAGATTGCTGAGAATAGGTACTTGGGACAACAGCTTTACATCAGTGTTCCAACTCCAGAAGGATCCCTGAGGGACGAGTACAACATTCCCGAAAACGCTCTATTGTGTGGCGCTGTGGTGGGTCTTCCAAAGCCAGCACCATACTGGTAA